AAGCCCGGTAGAAGGGCAGGTCGTGCGAGATGCGGTCCACGATCACCGAGTAGCCCGAAGGCTCCCCCATTTTGAGGCCGCCGACCTCGACGAACTCAGCCCGAATGCCGTCGATCTCCATCGAGTTGATCCGCTCGACCAACGCACCGGGAAAGGTGTTCTCCCGACCGAACAACACGCCGATTTTTTTCATCTCACGCTCCAGATTGCAGCTTCGGTTGCAGTCTCGCACGCCTGCGTTACAGATAAGTCCGTACCATCCGCCTCCACCACTCCCACTCGTGGCTGGCCCCGTCGCCCCATACGTCGAGCCGACAGGGGATGCCCTTAGCCCACATGATGGCGGCCAGCCGCTCGTTCTCGTCCCAGCAGTGATCGTGGTGCCCCGTGGCCAGCACGTACGTCCCCCTACGATAGCGGTCGAGAAACCAGGAGTCGGTCATGTTGGGCAGGTAGTGCGTCGGCAGGTTGAAGTAGCAATCCTCGTCGTAGTAGCCGCGCAGAAAGCCCGATACATCGAACGCGCCGCTCATCGAAAGAAAGCCGGAAAAGACATCCGGGTGTCGCAGCGCGATGTTGGCCGCGTGGTATCCGCCGAAGCTGCAACCCACCGCCGCCAGCGTGGGCGCGGGGTTGCGCTGCCGGATGAAGGGCAGCACCTCGTTCATCACGTAAGCCTCGTACTGCATGTGGCGGGCGATGCGCCAGCGCGGCGGCACGTCGCGGTTGTACCAACTCTCGCCGTCAACCGAGT
This is a stretch of genomic DNA from Granulicella sp. WH15. It encodes these proteins:
- a CDS encoding alpha/beta fold hydrolase, with protein sequence MQRDYRRWFSPSLGRDMELLVFGHAGLPALVFPTSCGRFYEFEDRDMVGSVAGEIEAGRLQLYCVDSVDGESWYNRDVPPRWRIARHMQYEAYVMNEVLPFIRQRNPAPTLAAVGCSFGGYHAANIALRHPDVFSGFLSMSGAFDVSGFLRGYYDEDCYFNLPTHYLPNMTDSWFLDRYRRGTYVLATGHHDHCWDENERLAAIMWAKGIPCRLDVWGDGASHEWEWWRRMVRTYL